The genomic region AGttatcatttttgtttacatctcaaaaagaaaaaaaaagagaatgaaaCAGAAATTTCGGGCATGTTTGAATACCGtttatttgctgaaaacttattactaaaaacactgtagcaaaataatttttaaaggtgtgaatagtgttgtgggatctaaaattacataaaaatctatattttgcTGAATTTGGTGGTACATGAACAGTACCTTTGGGACCCACTAAAAAAACGCAGAAGCACGGATTGGGCAAAACGCCCAATCCAAATGCATGCTTcatcatatattattattgctaAAAGTGTGACATATATATGGAACGTTGCATAACTTCCATTTTAAGAGTTGTCATTcttattttattagaaaaaaagagagttatcATTCTTATCTACTAAGTACTATACTTGCTATaatctcctaaaaaaaaaagagtaatcatttttgtttttttgaaactaATAGTTATCATTCTTATCTACTAAGTACTAGCTATAATCTCCTTAAAAAAAGAgtcatccaaattttttttttgaaaccaacAGTTAACATTCTTATCTActaagtacttttttttttgagaaacacacacacacaaacatataaGGGAAGGAGATGAAATAAGGGAATATACTCACACgctaacaccaaaactgcatgcggcagttagtgtcgtGGAGTAAGTGATAAACCCTttttcaatatcacaccttaccaaTGTGAGACGACTCAACAAcattgagtatctttttttttattttttattttactaaatacTGCTTAATTGCTATAATCTCCTGTAAAAGAGAGTTATAAATCATTCTTATCTACTAAGTGCCGCTTGCTATAATCTCGTTTAAAAAACAAAGTACTACTTGGCTACTTGCTATAATAAataggttatttacattttcttttttgagagaaaacaGCCAAATTAACATAAGTTATTcgatatatatttaaaaataattagaaaaaaaagtcTTAAGTTAGTTATTTGAtgtgctttttcttttttccttcaatttttgaaaaaagccCGTTAAGGCCTAATAAGGGAAACACATTCATGCCATAAGGGATAATTATAGGGCATCCAATAAATACCAGATTTAGTAGATTTTCCTCACATTGATCAATCAATTGAACAAACAGATCGACTATCCGAAGAAATCAATTCTGTAATAactaaggattttttttttaattgtgactAACATTAATGGAACATGTTGATAGTCTAATGATTTTATGCTGCTTTCTACAGATTCATTAACTAAGAAATACCATCAAAGTCACAAGCTaaccttcaaaagaaaaaaaaatgtgacagTAATTGGAATGAATAAAACCCACATACCAAGCCGTAGGAAGCTTATTAGACAACAGCTTCGATGGATCAATTGCAAGCAACAGTCGATTTGTCATCTTGTAATTCGTTTTGTCAACATGATCAGGCTGTGTTGGTGCATGTTTCCACTTGATTAAACAAGATAAACCATAGAACAATACTCCTAGGCCACAGAGGGTGAAGATGAAGTTGATCATCTGAAGGAGAAACTTTACAATTGGTCTCTTAGCCATTCCTGAATATgcaaatatatcaaaattcgAACCCCTATTTCAGAATTTTCATCTTCTAAAATATGTGCGTGTGTGTCAGAGAGTGAGAAAGGGTAGCAAAGTTAAAGTTTCTTGCCAATAATATAGAACAGTGAGTAATCACAGAGACTAGCTAGCCTTGCTTATAATGGTTAATAACACACTTGtcaattattttctaatttatatAGGTATCTTTGAGGCCTTTCTTGTCTAATCATGAACTAGAATATGAAATCCAGGTTAATCTTAGTCCAATGAGCTAAACAGAACTTTTTTCTATTGGAATATGCTTAGGTTTATTAATAGTTTTGACACTTTTGGTAGTTCAATTCGTCCACATGGTGCTACAATATTTGAGAGAGTGTTACCATTGCTCACACCAATTATGTCATTATTATTCTATAGCATTAATGCATCCATGCAATATGGACGACCTTAGCAACTtatgaagataaaaaataaaaaaggaacaTTACGCTTTGCCGTACAAGTTACACTTTGTACCTTCCCTTATTTATCAATATAATAAGATccaattgtaattttataaaacaatattattcTGAGTTTGTCTCCTTAGTATTCGATGTCAGCATCAGATCATGGTTGATAGCTAAGGTCGAACCACATCTTATAGGCAATAttaagtttagttacaaaattggttgtagtatAAAACTACAACGttacccaataaaataaatattattatatattttgaaaatctaacaattgaattgcatgttctttacactgTTAATACACATGTTAGCTTTTGTgtcaattagatgttatttattatatgatctataagcttatattttatgcataattttaaattacaaaaatttgcaatttgaaCAATATATTGAttacatagttattgatctttaattttctagaaattttgcaagtatgagggatataagaagaagatgtaatccaatggtgaatttgtcaaaattcaaatccaataaaaatatattaagtaagGTTATAGTTTTAggttacaacaaattttgtagctaaattttgtccataatATTATTAGTGAATAAGTTGTAAAGTACGAATTAGGAACATTAAAGAGGCAATATGTATTATATCCTATCtatcaaccaaaaataaaaaaaaggcaatatGTATTCAGTGCAGAAATGATTATGATATTTACCTTTCTTTGTTTCATTTAAAAACAACAATCTAGCATTTGTTAATTgactattttaaaaatgtttaaatatatatcacttttatgaaagtttttttaaaaagttaataacttttttttcctattaaatatataaatatgataatTAATAATAGGTAATTATgttctattttataatttaaagaaaaatatatattaatatattgacTTGTAAAATTATGAGGTTATAAAAATTTGTGTGATAAGATATGATCATGAGCTcaactaaaatttaaacattttcagttttatattttttataataaatatgttatAGATTCTCATATCATGATTTAAAGAACTTTATACTAAAAGTATCGATAAAATATGCACAAAAAGAAAgtaactttcaagtttcaagtttcaacccaTATGTAACTATATATCAGTTTGCCGTACCGTAGCCATGCTAAGTTTCCATGAAGATAAGGAAATAAATAAGATTCTAAAATCTGTATTGAACCTTTTGATCATTTGGGTAATATTTTGGACAGGTAAACAAACTAACAAAGcccaatttcaaaattaccctccaaccaaaatttattatatttctcaAATGTTAGCCTTTTTCTTACCTCTtcatgaaaattgaaatttattatatatcacAATTATTACCAATTTTCTTACCTCTTCATGGAAATTGAATGAAGCAGAGCTACAAGAATAGAAAAGGTAAATAGCATACACAATATGACAAataattctatattttttttaaaagatagttTCAAACAATTAATAGCTATTTAAATgatcataaaaaaaacaaaaaagattggtttccaataaaaaataaaaacaaaaacaaaacaaaagcttGGTCTACTCTAATTGGAAAATACAGTATTGATTAGTTCATCTTTTCCTGTCAACTTAGTGTTTTGGAGATATAGGGGTTTATTGGGAGCTGATAAAGTActttattttaagaaaagtaCTATGTCTACAGTATTTTTCAGAGTTTTTAAATTCGGACCGTTTAACGAAccgaaaaagaaagaagttttttCAGTTGATCTTAGGTTTAACTAAGGTCGAACCaagataatattataattaatttaataattatctaataaataaatatattaaattaaaaataatagaaaattgactaaaataagaaaacatTTAGGTACCAAAAAcgtaatattatatatatatatatatatatatatatatatatatatatatatatatatatatattatgaagcCTACTTCTACATTAAGCCCATGCCTTAAGCACAAGTTAAACTAAGCCCATGCCTTGATGCCCAAGCCCATTTGAGTCACACAGTTTTTGACGAAATGTGACTTCTAATACTTTGAAAGTAGATGATTACACGTACTCTCAACGTATATTGCATGCAACAAGATCATGCCAAATAAGCACTAAGTATAAAATGAGATGTGTTATGGCTAATTGAGTTACCAAAAATACCCTAAAGAAAGTGCAAAACAGTTCTCAAAGCTTGATGGCACAGAgtcattttaagtttttattgaataaaaaaaaaaaaatcttaatccATTGACAagttctcctatatatataaaggtatACTTGAGGGGGGACATGTTAGAGAATCAAAAGCAATCAATCATGGGGATTAATAGAGGTCCTTTCCTCCTATTTCTGATTGTCATGGCTGGCTCAGTGGCTTGGGGTGAAGGTGCAATTCAGAATTATGACTCAAAATATTATGTTAATAGAAGCAGTTTTCCAGAAGGTTTCATATTTGGCACAGCATCATCTTCTTACCAGGTTTGAGTTTGAATTAATATACTATTACTATAAACCGTTTTGTAGTTTAACTGACACTTTCTGGTATTTTCAATGAAGATATCTAAAGTACAAATTCTCATTTCTGCAGCTATCAAATTATCTAAGATATATACATGTTTTTCCAATCAAAACTAACATATTGGAAAGATTTTATGTATATGCAAAAGTCTATGATACTAGGGGTTGTTGATTTAGTTTGTTATGTTATTGTGCAGTATGAAGGTGCAACAAATGAAGGTGGCAGAGGAGCTAGTATATGGGACTCTTTCACTCAGAGCTACCCAGGTAACACCTCTCTCTTTCTGTGTAGAGATATGTGTATCATAGTTACATGATATGAGTTCATTATTCATGtgaaaagaaagatataattGCTCTTAGATTACTGCTTAAGTTTAAATAGGTTTAATGTTGTTAGGTTTTATCCTTCTAATGTTGGTGGCCATCCATGACTACTCTCAACAACTCTAATAAAGTGCCTGTAATGTATTTGTttaattaaagaattttttttatagagttttgCTAATATGGAATACGTTAAAATGCTTTCATAAGACTAAGCTTTTGAACCCAACCATCTTTAGTTGCTTAAACATATCAATTAGAACTTGATTATTCGAAACTTTTTGGTGTTGCAGATAAGATAAGGGATGGTAAAAATGGAGTACTTGCTGATGATTCCTATCATCGTTACAAGGTATATATATTGTTGACATAATGCAACGTTTTATCATAATGCAGATGTGCTAATTCAAGAGAAGATAAAAACATTATTGTCAGTACCAAACGTATGAAATAGCTAACATGAACCTAGTAGTCTCAAGAAAgtcttcattattattatgtCATTAAGGTCATTTTGCTCTTATAGTCGttttgaaattaattattaGGTAGAAGGCTACATCAAACCCCCAACTTAACATTAGTCACGCTTTTAATTTGTCATGATTTTCTTAGTGAAACTTTGCTTACATATTATTACTTTTTGCTTAATCTGTTGCAAGCTACAACAGATTccaaagatttcagatttcagatttcatttGTTGTATCTTGGATTTTCTTTTACATTCATATGACCAAGTTATTGAAGATCAATCATTTATGTATTTGTAGCAATGATACCTTTTTCGTTTACTTGTATTATTTGGCACTGATTGATAATGAATTGAATAACTTGGCAGGAAGACGTGAGTATAATGAGGGACATTGGATTTGATGCTTACAGATTTTCGATTTCATGGTCCAGATTATTACCGAGTAAGATTACTAAAttacgctttttttttttccttataaatcCACAATAAGATTTTtaatccttagatttgaatttaTGCTTTGTTTAATTCTAGTTTCTATGTTCAATTACACTAAAATCACTTGGACCATAAAATTTGAGATGATCAACCCCTGTATATAGTGATTCcaaattgaattatatatttaaatcaaCTATATTATTGAATTCTATTTTAATTAGGTGGAAACTTAAGTGGGGGAGTGAATCAGGAAGGCATTACATATTACAACAATCTCATCAATGAGCTTCAATCCAATGGATTGAAGCCATTTGTGACTCTATTCCACTGGGACCTTCCACAGGCACTTGAAGACACCTATGGCGGTTTTTTAAATCACCAAATTGTGTAAGCAATGGCTATAATTACCTACTTCCAACTCTCATCCATATAACATAATCCAAATAACAATTCTATAGACAaaacattgtccacaaatattttcactattgttgagacttgagagataCATTTATGAATGATAGATAATAAAGTGATATCTATATATAGTGAtccaatttgaaaatcaataacaaGTTATCAACTTCGtaagttgagaaaatgtgaacaAAATTGTGTTTGTAATATTACCGTATTCCAAATTATAGTTTAACACATCTCAACCGGTTACATAAACAGAAATGACTTTAGGGACTATGCTGAGCTTTGCTATAAAGAGTTTGGTGATAGGGTGAAGCATTGGATCACCTTAAATGAGCCACAAACCTTCACTACCATGGGGTATGGAAATGGTGCATTTGCACCAGGTAGATGTTCAAAATGGTTGTCCTCAAAGTGTGATGAGGGTGATTCAGCGACTGAACCTTACCTAGTTGCTCATCACCAAATTCTTGCTCATACAGCCGCAGTCAAAGTCTATAAGGACAAGTACCAGGTTAGTGTTATAGTATATGTATGATTATTGTAATTTACTAGCATAATCTACTAGAATTTAAACGTGATAcctaataataattaagaatGTATCACGGTGAAGGTAGTGcttgatttatttatatctttGTAAAgtactaatatatatactatttttatttgagTCTAAATTTAGTAAGGATGAAATGTAAAACTCATATATTACACCATCTAACATGAAATTGCCTCATTagctttttacttaaaattcaataaatcCTAGCACAACTAATAATTTCTCAATAAACTCATGGttgagttggattttcaaatgaatattagaattgattgagtgtggTTGTATTTATTCTTCAATATGTAATGTAATAATGCGTCATGTTAGGATTGAAGAGTGTAAAACTTGGGTTTCATACTACcttcttatagaatttaatataCATAATGAAGTAGATACCGATCAATTGAAAATCAGTATGATTTTCAATCAATTagtctaacttttatttttgttttgagaagaGCTCAATTAGTCCAACTAAATAATCCAAATTTAGAATACATGATTTATGTAGATGTCACAGAAGGGTCAAATTGGGATTACACTAAATTCACCGTGGATATTGCCATTTTCCCAGTCAACTGAAGATAATGATGCAGCATCTCGAGCCCTTGCTTTTATGTATGATTGGTAAGTAGTTTTCCGATTGTTCTACAAAattatagttttatattttaaaaaagtgtgactttattcattaaaaataagttaataaaattAGAACAGACAAATAATTTGATGTCATCTCTAAACCGACTTAGATTAAGAGGCTAtggtatttttatttgtaagtaAAAGATAGGGTATTCAACAAATCAGCAATTTCTAAATACAAACTTAAAATTCATATACATACTATCTAATATAAtaaacacaaaccaaaaaagaaaaattactgTTCAATGTTTTGGAACGCAGTTAATTGTAGATCTTCTATAACTTTTCTAGGTTTATGGAACCACTAAATTCTGGTCTCTACCCAGCTGAAATGGTTGCCCACGTCCATGAACGACTACCACAATTTTCTAAAGAGCAATCTTCTATGGTTAAAGGGTCTTTTGATTTCATTGGCATAAACTATTATAGTGCAAATTATGCTACTGATGGTCCTTGTGAATACCAACAGCCTAGCTACTTCACAGACTCTTGCATTAACATCACAGGTTCGTTTTACTAATGAGGTTTGTTTTATTTGAGTTAGTTTGCACTTTTTATTTTGGACAGAGTTATACTATGTTAACTGTTAAGTTGAAATATAATATGTATGTGACAGATGAGCGAAATGGGACTCCCATTGGTCCAAAGGTATGAATTCTTTTACAACttgttttttatatacaatgatttttttttacaacttggAAATGTctatgaaaaatagaaataattttttaatagaatttatGATGTGTCTTTATATTAAAGCCACATTTTCTCTTTCGTGTGTgtatttatttctaaaaaaaaaaaaaagaacttaaaagGGAAGAACCAAGGTCGAGTGGGCATTGCCTGCTGCCTTGCCAAACCTAACTTTTCCTCCGCCTATATGGCTAGATTAATACAGTATTATCACTTTATATGTcaaactttatatttttaaatataaagaaaaattttccaattttattataatatatagaatctcaaaatattttatgctattttaaaattgtaacaatCTAGATATTTTATGAGTCTATATTAaccaaaataatagaaaatttgttcaaaaaaaaaagaaaagagaatgtAGTCTGCACTTGATATCTATCTTGTTACCAAAATTCTTCCACTCATACGTTGAATTAGATTTAACTTTGGAAAAAACAAGgcttgttttaaatttttttttttttagtgttttattgaatgatttcatattttttagattGACATCAGGTAATATctatatgtacacacacacatacacgtGTGTGTGCATGTTTGTACGTGTAAGTTAGAAATAAATTTTGTCCCTCCAAAAATTAAATCCTGCTCCAACACATCTGGAATACTGTATCCTACAAGCAAGCAGAATTTCCTCTCCCTTCAATTTTGATATCAAATGACCTATCATTCTTCTATTGAAGGCAATTTCAAGCATCATTACTTTCCCTTTTGATCAATGAACACAACTTTTGGCTCAAATAAATTGTCCAGAAATTTCCAATGTTGTCACATATgataacatttttcttattcagatgaagaagaggaagaaaaaatgcATTATCAATTCTGCACTTGCACAAAGACAGAAATACAGTAGTGTCAATGCATTGAATTAGAGTCTTATGATTTGCATTTTAATTGACTATGCAGGCTGCTTCCCAGTGGCTTTCTATTTATCCGCAAGGAATTCAAGATCTTTTACTTTACACAAAGAACAAATTCAACAACCCAGTCATCTATATAACTGAGAATGGTATTATCTAACAGGAGATTATCTACTTTACATGGCATCCATAGTGATACGTACATTGAATTACTATatgtaatttcttcttcttcttcttcttcttcttctctctctctctctctctcggttttTCAGGAGTCGATGAGATTAATAATGGTACTATATCACTTGAGGACAACATGAGAATTGATTACCATAGTAGTCATCTTTCTTTTGTACAAAGTGCTATAATGTGAGTCTTTAAACATAATTATGCCTTCCTAAGccattttattatttgtgtgCAATATAAATGACTATGATTTGAATGTTTGAACTTTGGATTTTGGTAGGAATGGGGTCAAAGTGAAAGGATACTTTGCTTGGTCATTGTTGGACAACTTTGAATGGGCTGACGGTTACACTGTTCGCTTTGGGTTAATCTATGTAGATTATGAGGATGGGTTGAAAAGATATCCTAAAAACTCAACCAAGTGGTTCAAGAAGTTTCTCAATTGAGAAAAGCTTATATATTAATCAAATGTCATGTATTTAGCCAGTGGCGGCTCCAAGAATATTTTCCAAGGTGGTCATTAAGAAACGTaaattatagaaatttaataaaaatagaacttCATATAttggccattaaaaaaaaaaaaacatatacacacaaaaatacATAGAgtcttacaattttctttttaaattttcttattttgaaaattttgcatgatagtttcattatcaatactgcaaattacatttttttttcaaaattttagttccataaaaattttcttgggctttttctttttgttttttaggacctaatatattgttaagggaTCAAAGTTTAAAGAAAAGTGTGATTACAAATTAAGCTGTAACCTAAGGCTACAAttctcactaaacaaattaatatggttacatattttaaaaatttaaatgttaaattgtatgttcttaaaacacatgtcaaatttcatgttaattaaaagttatttactatttaatctataaacttattttttatgtataattttagacaacaaaaatttgaaatttaaagatttgagcgatgatatagctattgatatttcatctttttgaaattttgcaaacatgaaggATTTAAGAAGAAAGTGTAATTCAATGATGGATTTGCCAAAAtttatatccaataaaaaaatattgagttgAGTTGTAGTCTTAatttacaaccaagtttgttacTAAATTTTGTCCGAAGTGTAATTATGTTgagcctaaaaaaatttagggtggtcctaaatatttttttaaggataaaaaatcataaaattttaaaaatttacatataataattaaatttttttccaagtcagggtggtcttgtgaccaccctGGACTCTACGTGGAGCCGCCAGTGGCTGCTAACTCAACAGATTGATCGAGTTCTACATCTTCGTTTTCCTCATCTTTAAGTTCTAGCAAATTTATGTTCTCCCTATTTCTCCAGTCTATAGCACAATTGAGGTGGGAAGCAAAATCACATTTGGAGCAATAGTAAAGGCCATAGCGTGTGTCCACCTTTTGAACACAGACTAGACAAAATCGAGAGTCGGATTCATGGAGTTCAAGAGAAGAATGGGTGATGTGGAGGGGATGCTTGTGATGTACAACCTTGAGTCTGTGTGGGAAAGAGGCGCAGCTTCTATGAATCCAAAAACAGCATGTGGTACATAGATTGGGCACACCCTTGCCTTCTTTGCCACAAATGTCGCAAGTGAATGTGATTGTCTTGCCAATGGGAGTCAATGGGTGATCGTGGAATTCGACTTCAAGTTGCAAAATAGCACATTTGATATGAAGGTTGAAGTCGCAATGGTAACAGCGATAAGTGTATTCGTTACGAGATTCATTACAGACTTGGCATGTGCTGTTTTCTTTCTCAAGATAACCAGTTTTTTCGTCAAAAAGAATAAGAGGATGTAAAGGGTGCAAGGGATGGTGCAACCCAAGGGGTACTTCAGCACATGATTTATGATGACAGTGCCAACTACTGCATTCTGAATTTGGACAAAAGTAGCTAGGACCATAAACTGGTTCTTGGCACCCACAACAAGTAGCTCGACCTCTGAAGTGCTGAAGGTAGACCAAGGGATGCTTTGAATGGGAAAAATGTAGAAGCTGTAGTTGCTCCATCTTCTTGTATCACATGCACAGAGTcacaaacaaaataacaaagctgaatccaaaaaagaaaaacagggAAAGAGCAATAGGCGTGAGAATTGCTGATTCCAAATCTATACATCATATATAGACGAAAAGAAACAGAGAACGAGCAATAGGCGTGAGAATTGCTGCCTTTTCAgttttgtagcatttttttttattgctcgATTTTGATGTTAAACACcgatttttttcaatttaagaaAAGATTGAAGGCTTCTTTTGGTTGACGTTTACGAATGAGCAGCACTTGTACAATAAGTTTGATTTTGAGTCTAATAAAAGTAAGTAaagaaatttggatttttgaatgaaaattggATTTGGGCCTGATTGAACTTTAAGAGGCATTGCCGTGGCCCAGGAGGggacaaaaaaatttatggttgTGGTAAAAAACTGTAATGACTGATTATGAAATCATCTCTTCTAAAGATATGGCAATACAATTTGTAATAACTTCCTCTGGCTAAAGATATAAATTATAGCTTTTTTATTATGCAATCTCAAAAGTGGACAGCAGTGTTAAACTTAAAACTATTGAGTTGGAGATGAGTTTTTTGAtcgttttttttctttaaacaaataaaaaaaaattctgactctttatttaaaggaaataaaCGGAAAAAGTTaggaataaataataagaatGTTTTCACAACAAAAGTTTGAACCATGTCTCTTCCCCCAATTCTTGAGACTAAAAAGTAtaatttgttttactttgttcCGCTTATGTCAattctttatttcttataattcattaaaaagtaTCTATAAGGCCTGTTTGGTTGATAATCTCAAACATACTTTTGagcattttaaataacatttcacacatttctacacactttttcacccatatatatatatatcaaaaataccCAAACAATATTACTTAAACTCTTTT from Castanea sativa cultivar Marrone di Chiusa Pesio chromosome 11, ASM4071231v1 harbors:
- the LOC142617201 gene encoding beta-glucosidase 13-like, with the protein product MLENQKQSIMGINRGPFLLFLIVMAGSVAWGEGAIQNYDSKYYVNRSSFPEGFIFGTASSSYQYEGATNEGGRGASIWDSFTQSYPDKIRDGKNGVLADDSYHRYKEDVSIMRDIGFDAYRFSISWSRLLPSGNLSGGVNQEGITYYNNLINELQSNGLKPFVTLFHWDLPQALEDTYGGFLNHQIVNDFRDYAELCYKEFGDRVKHWITLNEPQTFTTMGYGNGAFAPGRCSKWLSSKCDEGDSATEPYLVAHHQILAHTAAVKVYKDKYQMSQKGQIGITLNSPWILPFSQSTEDNDAASRALAFMYDWFMEPLNSGLYPAEMVAHVHERLPQFSKEQSSMVKGSFDFIGINYYSANYATDGPCEYQQPSYFTDSCINITDERNGTPIGPKAASQWLSIYPQGIQDLLLYTKNKFNNPVIYITENGVDEINNGTISLEDNMRIDYHSSHLSFVQSAIMNGVKVKGYFAWSLLDNFEWADGYTVRFGLIYVDYEDGLKRYPKNSTKWFKKFLN